GTGTTGGCGGGGGCGTACCGGATCCTGTCGGGCGTCAGGATCCCGCGGCCGCAGCTCCTGCAGGGCGCGCTCCTCGGCGGCGTCGCCATGGGCGTCCTCAAGGTGCTCGGCACGGCGCTCCTCGGCGGTGCCAGCCGGAACCCGCTGCTCGCGTCGTTCGCGGTGATCATCGGGCTCCTGATCTGGTTCAACCTCATCTGCCAGGTCATCCTGATCTGCGCGTCGTGGATCGCCGTGAGCATGTCCGACCGGGGCATCGACGCCCGCGACCTCACGCCCGAGCAGCTCGAGAGGGAGCGGCTCGCGAAGCTCGACGAGGCCCGCCGGATCCTCGAGGAGGAGGAGCGCGCGCGGGAGCGGGAGCGGTACGAGCAGTCGCGCGGCATCACGCGGGTGCTGCTCGGGCTGCGGCGGAGGCGCCGCCGTTAGGATCGAGACCATGCCCTCGAACCTCCGCGTCGCGTCCATCAACACGAACGGCATCCGGGCCGCGTTCCGCAAGGGCATGGGCGACTGGCTCGCCACGCGCGACGTCGACATCCTCGCCATCCAGGAGGTCCGCGCCGAGACCGGCGACATCGAGGGCCTCCTCGGACCCGAGTGGAACGTGCTGCACGACGCCGCGACCGCCAAGGGCCGCGCGGGCGTCGCCCTCGCGAGCCGCCGCCGCGCGGAGATCCACCGCGTCGCCATCGGCGAGGAGGACTTCGACAGCGCGGGCCGCTGGCTCGAGGCCGACTACGACGTGGACGGCACCATCGTCACGGTCGTGAGCGCCTACGTGCACTCCGGCGAGGTCGGCACCGCCAAGCAGGACGAGAAGTGGCGCTTCCTCGACGGCATGGAGCGGCGCCTGCCCGAGATCGCCGCGCACTCCGAGCTCGCCGTCGTCGTCGGCGACCTCAACGTCGGCCACCGCGAGCTCGACATCCGCAACTGGAAGGGCAACGTGAAGCGCGCCGGGTTCCTGCCGCGCGAGCGCGCCTACCTCGACCGCATCCTCGGCGCGCGCGGCGAGGACGTCGAGGGCGTCGACGGATCCACCGGCCCCGGCCTCGGCTGGGTGGACGTCGGCCGCCAGCAGGCCGGCGAGGTCGACGGCCCGTACACGTGGTGGAGCTGGCGCGGCAAGGCGTTCGACAACGACACCGGCTGGCGCATCGACTACCAGCTCGCGACGCCCGCCCTCGCCGAGAAGGTCGTGGGCTACGCGGTCGACCGGGCCGAGGCGTACGACCAACGATGGTCGGACCACACGCCCGTGGTCGTCGACTACGCGATCTGACCCGCACCCCTCCCTCCCCTCCGCGCCCGCCCGGCGCACCCCGAGCGCCCCGCGCTCCGCACACGAAGGCACCGCCATGACCGCTCGTCCCGTCCTCTTCTCCGGCATGCAGCCGTCCGCCGACTCGCTGCAGATCGGCAACTACATCGGCGCGCTCCTGCAGTGGAAGGAGCTTCAGACCACGCACGACGCCGTGTTCTGCGTCGTCGACCTGCACGCCATCACCGTCCCGCAGGACCCGACGGCCCTCCGCGACTCCACCCGGCGCACCGCCGCGCAGTACATCGCGGCGGGCATCGACCCGGCCGTGTCCACGCTCTTCGTGCAGTCGCACGTGTCGGCGCACACCGAGCTCGCGTGGATCCTCAACACGCTCACCGGGTTCGGCGAGGCCAGCCGCATGACCCAGTTCAAGGACAAGTCGCAGAAGCAGGGCGCGGACGCGACCACGCTCGGCCTGTTCGCGTACCCGACGCTCATGGCGGCCGACATCCTGCTGTACGGCACCGAGGTCGTGCCCGTCGGCGACGACCAGAAGCAGCACGTGGAGCTCACCCGCGACCTCGCGAAGCGCTTCAACTCGCGCTTCGGCGACGTGTTCCGGATCCCGGAGCCGATGATCCAGAAGGACACGGCCCGCATCTACGACCTGCAGGACCCGACGTCGAAGATGAGCAAGTCCGCCGCCAGCGACGCGGGCGTGGTGTGGCTGCTGGACGAGCCCGCGAGGACGGCGAAGAAGATCCGCTCGGCCGTCACCGACACGGGCCGCGAGATCCGCTTCGACCGCGGCGAGAAGCCCGGCGTCTCCAACCTGCTGACGATCCTCTCGGCCTTCGAGCACACGCCCGTGCCGGCGCTCGAGGAGCGGTACGCGGGCCGCGGCTACGGCGACCTGAAGAAGGACGTGGCCGAGACCGTCACGCGCGTGTTCGAGCCGATCCGCGCGCGCACGCTCGAGCTCCTCGACGACCCGGCCGAGCTCGACCGCGTGCTCGCCGGCAACGCCGCGCGTGCCGAGGAGCGGGCCGACGCCATGCTCGCGCGCGTCTACGACGCCGTCGGCCTCGTGCGGCGCGCCGGCCGATGACCCTGCGGCTGGTCCTCCTCGACCTCGACGACACCCTGGTGGACCACCGCGGCGCCGTGGCCGACGGGATCACCGCCCACCTCGCCGCGCGCGGCCTCCTCGACGCGTCCGACCCCCCGGAGCGCGACCGGGCCGTCGCGCTGTGGGTCGCGCTCGAGGAGGAGCACTACCACCGGTACCTCGCGGGCGAGCTCGACTACACCGGGCAGCGGCGGGCGCGGGCGCGCGGGTTCCTCGCGGCCTGGGGATCCGCCGACGCCGCGGACCTCGCCGCCGCGCTCGCGGACGACGACGCCGCGACGGACGCCTGGTTCGGCGGCTACCTCGCCGGGTACGAGGCGTCGTGGCGGCCGCTGCCGGGCGCGCACGAGGCCCTCGACGAGATCGCGCGCCGGCACCCGAGCGTGCGCTTCGGCGTCGTGACCAACGGCGAGCGGAGCCAGCAGGAGCCGAAGATCGCCGCGGCCGGGCTCACCGACCGCCTCTCCCCCGTGATCTGCTCCGGGGACCTCGACTTCACCAAGCCCGATCCGCGCATCTTCCTGCTCGCGTGCCGGGAGGCGGGCGTGGACCCGGCCGACGCCGTGATGGTGGGCGACCGGCTCCGCACGGATGCGCTCGGGGCGGTCGACGCGGGCCTGGCCGGCGGCGTCTGGTTCGACGCCCTCGGCGACGGGGACGCTCCCCTGCCCGCCGGCGTCGTGCGCATCGTGGCGCTCGCGGACCTCGCCGATGCCGTGGACCTCGTCGGCGTCCGCTGACGGCGTAGGTCGCGGAGCGTCACGGACCCCGGCCCCGCAGCCGCGTGGGCTAACCTCGACCCATACACGTGCTCCGGGGTCGGTGGAAATCCGAGCCGGCGGTGACAGTCCGCGAACGGACGATGCGCGACCGGGTCCCCGGGAGCCTCGTCCGCCGATCCGGTGGGATTCCGGGACCGACGGTTAAAGTCCGGATGGGAGGCAGCACGCGGCGCCAGCGACCCTGCCGGCGTCGAGGTCCGTCGACCGCGCCCGGAGTCCGTCCACGGACGAGGACACCATGCACGACGACCCGACGGCATCTCCCGCGGCGGCCGACCCCGCGCTCGCGCGCGCCATGTGCCGCGGCCTCGAGCTCGCCGCCGAGGGTCCCGCGTGGGGTCCGAACCCGCGCGTCGGCTGCGTGATCCTCGACGCCCGTGGCCGTGTGATCGCCGAGGGCCGCCACCGCGGCGCCGGATCCGCCCACGCCGAGGTCGACGCGCTGCGTCAGCTGCCCGCGGGCGCGGCGCACGGCGCCACCGCCGTCGTCACGCTCGAGCCCTGCAACCACACCGGGCGCACCGGCCCCTGCGCCGCCGCGCTGATCGAGGCGGGCGTCGCGCGCGTCGCCTACGCCGTCGCCGACCCGGGAGCCGAGTCCTCCGGCGGCGCGACCCGGCTGCGCGCCGCCGGCGTCGAGGTCGTGCCCGGCGTGCTCGCCGACGAGGCGGCGGCGTTCCTGCGGGTGTGGCTCGGATCCGCTCGGCTCGGCCGCCCGTTCGTCACGGCGAAGTGGGCGTCCAGCCTCGACGGCCGCATCGCCGCCGCCGACGGCACGAGCCGCTGGATCACCGGGCCCGCCGCCCGCGAGGACGTGCACCGCCGCCGCGCCGAGGCCGACGCGATCCTCGTGGGCACCGGCACCGTGCTCGCCGACGACCCCGCGCTCACGGCCCGCCGACCGGACGGGATCCCCTACCCCCACCAGCCCGCGCCCGTCGTCCTCGGCGACCGCGCGATCCCCGACGACGCGGCCCTGCACCAGCACCCGCGCCGACTGATCCGCATCGCGGGCCACGACCCGGCCGCCGCCATCGCGGAGCTCGGGCGCCGCGGGATCCGGCACGTGTTCGTGGAGGGCGGCCCCACGGTCGTCTCCGCGCTCGTCGCCGCCGGGCTCGTGGACGAGGTGGTCACGTACCTCGCGCCCGTCCTCCTCGGCGGCCCGCGCACCGCGACCGGCGACCTCGGCGTGCCGAGCATGCCGGCCGCCCACCGACTCACCCTCATCAGCACGACGCGGCTCGGGGACGACCTCCTCGTGATCGCGCGACCCACCACGGAAGGCCAGTGATGTTCACAGGGATCATCGAGGAGCGCGGACGCGTCCTCGCGCTCGACGCGGAGGGCGACTCCGCCCGGATCACGGTGGAGGCGCCGCTCGCGGTGTCCGACGCCCGGCACGGCGACTCCATCAGCGTCGACGGCGTGTGCCTCACGGTCGTCGCGCAGACGCCCGAGGGGTTCACCGCCGACGTCATGCGGCAGACGCTCGTGATGAGCTCGCTCGGACGCCTCGGCGTGGGCGACCGCGTGAACCTGGAGCGCGCCGCGCGCGTGGGCGACCGCCTGGGCGGCCACATCGTGCAGGGCCACGTGGACGGCACCGGGCGCCTCATCGCGACCACGCCGGGCGAGGCCTGGCGGATCCTCCGCTTCTCCCTGCCCGCCGACCTCGCGCCGCTCGTGGTGGACCGCGGATCCATCACGGTGCAGGGCGTGAGCCTCACCGTGAGCGCCGTCAGCCCCACCGACACGGCGGACGCGGACGCGTGGTTCGAGGTGTCGCTCATCCCCGAGACGCTCACCGCGACCACGCTGGGCGCGCTCGAGCCCGGCGACGAGGTCAACCTGGAGACGGACGTGCTCGCGCGCCACGTGCAGCGGATGCTCGCGCTCGACGCGCGGGACCGCGAAGCCGCGCCGGCGCCCGCCGCCGCGACCGCCCCCGCCGCGACCGAGGAGGCCCGCTCGTGAGCCTCGCCGCGATCCCCGAGGCGCTGCAGGAGCTGCGCGCCGGCCGTCCCGTGATCGTCGTCGACGACGAGGGCCGCGAGAACGAGGGCGACGTGCTGCTCGCCGCCGAGTCCGCCTCGCCCGAGTGGGTGGCCTGGCTCGTGAAGCACTCGTCGGGCTTCATCTGCGCGCCCATGACCAACGAGATCGCCGACCGGCTGGAGCTGCCGCTCATGGTGGCCGACAACCGGGATCCGCGCGGCACCGCGTACACGGTCTCGGTCGACGCGGCCGACCGGCTCTCCACGGGCATCAGCGCCTCCGACCGGGCGCACACCCTGCGCGTGCTCGCCGACCTCGGCAGCGTGCCGACGAGCCTGCACCGGCCGGGCCACATCCTGCCGCTGCGCGCGGTCGACGGCGGCGTGCGCGAGCGCGACGGCCACACCGAGGCCGCGGTCGACCTGCTCACGCTCGCGGGCCTCACGCCCGTCGGCGCGATCAGCGAGATCGTGCAGGACGACGGCGAGATGATGCGCCTCCCCGGCCTCCTCGCCCTCGGCGAGCGCGAGGGCGTGCTGGTCGTCACGATCGAGGCGCTCAAGGCGCACCTCGAGGAGTTCCACTGCGACCGGCCGCTCGAGCCCGCCGTCGCGATCCCCGAGGCGTCGCGCGTGATCTTCGAGGTCGAGACGACCGTGCCCACGACCCACGGCACGGTCAGGCTGCGCGCCTACCGCGACCGCACGACGGGAGCCGACCACGTGGCGATCGTCGCCGGTGAGCCCCAGGAGCACGGCACCCTGGTGCGCGTGCACTCGGAGTGCCTGACGGGCGAGGCGCTCGGATCCCTCAAGTGCGAGTGCGGGCCGCAGCTCGACGCCGCGCTCGACGAGATCCAGCGCGA
The genomic region above belongs to Clavibacter phaseoli and contains:
- a CDS encoding exodeoxyribonuclease III — protein: MPSNLRVASINTNGIRAAFRKGMGDWLATRDVDILAIQEVRAETGDIEGLLGPEWNVLHDAATAKGRAGVALASRRRAEIHRVAIGEEDFDSAGRWLEADYDVDGTIVTVVSAYVHSGEVGTAKQDEKWRFLDGMERRLPEIAAHSELAVVVGDLNVGHRELDIRNWKGNVKRAGFLPRERAYLDRILGARGEDVEGVDGSTGPGLGWVDVGRQQAGEVDGPYTWWSWRGKAFDNDTGWRIDYQLATPALAEKVVGYAVDRAEAYDQRWSDHTPVVVDYAI
- the trpS gene encoding tryptophan--tRNA ligase, encoding MTARPVLFSGMQPSADSLQIGNYIGALLQWKELQTTHDAVFCVVDLHAITVPQDPTALRDSTRRTAAQYIAAGIDPAVSTLFVQSHVSAHTELAWILNTLTGFGEASRMTQFKDKSQKQGADATTLGLFAYPTLMAADILLYGTEVVPVGDDQKQHVELTRDLAKRFNSRFGDVFRIPEPMIQKDTARIYDLQDPTSKMSKSAASDAGVVWLLDEPARTAKKIRSAVTDTGREIRFDRGEKPGVSNLLTILSAFEHTPVPALEERYAGRGYGDLKKDVAETVTRVFEPIRARTLELLDDPAELDRVLAGNAARAEERADAMLARVYDAVGLVRRAGR
- a CDS encoding HAD family hydrolase, with protein sequence MTLRLVLLDLDDTLVDHRGAVADGITAHLAARGLLDASDPPERDRAVALWVALEEEHYHRYLAGELDYTGQRRARARGFLAAWGSADAADLAAALADDDAATDAWFGGYLAGYEASWRPLPGAHEALDEIARRHPSVRFGVVTNGERSQQEPKIAAAGLTDRLSPVICSGDLDFTKPDPRIFLLACREAGVDPADAVMVGDRLRTDALGAVDAGLAGGVWFDALGDGDAPLPAGVVRIVALADLADAVDLVGVR
- the ribD gene encoding bifunctional diaminohydroxyphosphoribosylaminopyrimidine deaminase/5-amino-6-(5-phosphoribosylamino)uracil reductase RibD gives rise to the protein MHDDPTASPAAADPALARAMCRGLELAAEGPAWGPNPRVGCVILDARGRVIAEGRHRGAGSAHAEVDALRQLPAGAAHGATAVVTLEPCNHTGRTGPCAAALIEAGVARVAYAVADPGAESSGGATRLRAAGVEVVPGVLADEAAAFLRVWLGSARLGRPFVTAKWASSLDGRIAAADGTSRWITGPAAREDVHRRRAEADAILVGTGTVLADDPALTARRPDGIPYPHQPAPVVLGDRAIPDDAALHQHPRRLIRIAGHDPAAAIAELGRRGIRHVFVEGGPTVVSALVAAGLVDEVVTYLAPVLLGGPRTATGDLGVPSMPAAHRLTLISTTRLGDDLLVIARPTTEGQ
- a CDS encoding riboflavin synthase, whose amino-acid sequence is MFTGIIEERGRVLALDAEGDSARITVEAPLAVSDARHGDSISVDGVCLTVVAQTPEGFTADVMRQTLVMSSLGRLGVGDRVNLERAARVGDRLGGHIVQGHVDGTGRLIATTPGEAWRILRFSLPADLAPLVVDRGSITVQGVSLTVSAVSPTDTADADAWFEVSLIPETLTATTLGALEPGDEVNLETDVLARHVQRMLALDARDREAAPAPAAATAPAATEEARS
- the ribA gene encoding GTP cyclohydrolase II — its product is MSLAAIPEALQELRAGRPVIVVDDEGRENEGDVLLAAESASPEWVAWLVKHSSGFICAPMTNEIADRLELPLMVADNRDPRGTAYTVSVDAADRLSTGISASDRAHTLRVLADLGSVPTSLHRPGHILPLRAVDGGVRERDGHTEAAVDLLTLAGLTPVGAISEIVQDDGEMMRLPGLLALGEREGVLVVTIEALKAHLEEFHCDRPLEPAVAIPEASRVIFEVETTVPTTHGTVRLRAYRDRTTGADHVAIVAGEPQEHGTLVRVHSECLTGEALGSLKCECGPQLDAALDEIQRDGGVVVYLRGHEGRGIGLINKLRAYRLQEDGFDTLDANVALGLPADARDYGAASAILQEMGIEDVRLLTNNPEKVRQLEAHGVEVTERVPLVVGVNDVNAGYLETKRDRMGHRMVLDTDMHIGSDAYPDAEAPDGLTTTTAGPATTPEEETA